One region of Arthrobacter sp. StoSoilB22 genomic DNA includes:
- a CDS encoding MarR family transcriptional regulator, with the protein MGIKDDAVEVRAQGWRTLAALHGSIETELEKALQASSDLSVVEYTVLDALSRQDGWHMRMQQLARATALSSSATTRLVNRLEDRGLLTRILCADDRRGIYTELTLPGQKLLEAAKPVHDQTLASALEAAATVPELEPLVRALGALQAV; encoded by the coding sequence ATGGGCATCAAGGATGACGCCGTCGAAGTACGGGCACAGGGGTGGCGCACCCTTGCGGCCCTGCACGGGAGCATCGAAACGGAGCTCGAGAAGGCCCTCCAGGCGTCGAGCGACCTGTCGGTAGTGGAGTACACAGTGCTGGACGCGCTCAGCCGCCAGGACGGCTGGCACATGCGGATGCAGCAACTGGCCCGGGCCACAGCGCTCTCCAGCAGCGCCACCACCCGCTTGGTCAACCGGCTTGAGGACCGCGGCCTGCTCACCCGCATCCTGTGTGCGGACGACCGCCGCGGCATCTATACCGAGCTGACACTTCCCGGCCAGAAGCTCCTGGAAGCAGCAAAGCCCGTGCATGACCAGACCCTGGCCTCCGCTCTTGAGGCCGCCGCCACCGTGCCCGAACTTGAGCCCCTGGTGCGGGCACTGGGCGCATTGCAGGCGGTCTAG
- the der gene encoding ribosome biogenesis GTPase Der, translating into MSDTTQKSGLHGAGDDEYTPTGTDQVAENLAALDDDEAELRAATLRAGLEDYELDEEDAALLSGEYGDEGDEGPLKLDPVLAIIGRPNVGKSTLVNRILGRREAVVEDTPGVTRDRVMYSARWNGRNFTLVDTGGWEHDARGIHARVAEQAEMAVELADAVLFVVDSAVGATATDEGVMKMLRKSKKPVIMVANKVDDFAQEADSAALWGLGFGQPYPVSALHGRGVADLLDHVMDTLPEFSLVDGVERSGGPRRIALIGRPNVGKSSLLNKLAGSERVVVDPLAGTTRDPVDEFIELGDRTWRFVDTAGIRRRQHMAQGADFYASLRTQAALEKAEVAVVLLAVDEVLSEQDVRILQLAIESGRALVLAFNKWDLLDDERRRYLEREIEQDLAHVEWAPRVNISAKTGWHKDRLVPALDIALESWDRRIPTGRLNAFLGELVAAHPHPVRGGKQPRILFGTQASSRPPKFVLFTTGFLDPGYRRFITRRLRETFGFEGTPIEVNMRVREKRGKKR; encoded by the coding sequence ATGAGCGATACGACTCAAAAATCCGGCCTCCACGGAGCCGGCGACGACGAATACACGCCCACCGGCACCGACCAGGTGGCGGAAAACCTGGCGGCCCTGGACGACGACGAGGCAGAGCTCCGCGCGGCCACCCTCCGGGCAGGCCTGGAGGACTACGAACTCGACGAAGAAGACGCCGCTCTGCTCAGCGGTGAATACGGCGATGAGGGCGACGAAGGTCCCCTCAAGCTGGACCCGGTCCTGGCCATCATCGGACGCCCGAACGTGGGCAAGTCCACCTTGGTTAACCGCATCCTTGGCCGCCGCGAAGCCGTTGTTGAGGACACCCCGGGTGTAACCCGCGACCGCGTCATGTACTCGGCCCGTTGGAACGGCCGCAACTTCACCCTGGTGGACACCGGCGGTTGGGAGCACGACGCCAGGGGCATCCACGCCCGCGTAGCTGAACAGGCCGAAATGGCCGTGGAGCTTGCCGACGCTGTACTGTTCGTCGTGGACTCCGCCGTTGGCGCTACGGCCACGGACGAGGGCGTCATGAAGATGCTCCGCAAGAGCAAGAAGCCGGTCATCATGGTGGCCAACAAGGTGGACGACTTCGCCCAGGAAGCGGATTCTGCTGCACTGTGGGGATTGGGCTTTGGCCAGCCGTACCCGGTGTCGGCCCTGCACGGACGCGGGGTCGCAGACCTCCTGGACCACGTCATGGACACCCTTCCCGAGTTCTCCCTGGTGGACGGTGTGGAGCGTTCAGGCGGTCCTCGCCGCATCGCCCTGATTGGTCGCCCGAACGTGGGTAAGTCCTCCCTGCTCAATAAGCTCGCGGGCTCCGAGCGCGTCGTGGTGGATCCGCTGGCCGGTACTACGCGTGACCCGGTTGACGAGTTCATCGAACTTGGCGACCGCACGTGGCGCTTCGTAGACACCGCGGGTATCCGCCGCCGCCAGCACATGGCACAGGGCGCAGATTTCTACGCCTCCCTGCGCACGCAGGCCGCGCTCGAGAAGGCGGAGGTCGCCGTCGTGCTTCTTGCCGTCGATGAGGTCCTCAGCGAGCAGGATGTCCGCATCCTGCAGTTGGCCATCGAGTCCGGCCGTGCCCTGGTTCTGGCCTTCAATAAGTGGGACCTGCTGGACGATGAACGCCGTCGTTACCTCGAACGCGAAATCGAGCAGGACCTTGCCCACGTTGAATGGGCTCCCCGCGTGAACATTTCGGCCAAGACCGGCTGGCACAAGGACCGCCTGGTCCCTGCGCTGGATATCGCACTGGAGAGCTGGGACCGCCGCATTCCCACTGGACGCCTGAACGCGTTCCTGGGCGAGCTCGTGGCAGCGCACCCGCACCCGGTCCGTGGCGGCAAGCAGCCGCGCATCCTCTTTGGCACCCAGGCATCCAGCCGCCCGCCGAAGTTCGTGCTGTTCACCACCGGCTTCCTGGACCCCGGATACCGTCGCTTCATCACCCGCCGCCTCCGCGAAACGTTCGGCTTTGAGGGCACGCCCATCGAGGTCAACATGCGCGTGCGCGAAAAGCGTGGCAAGAAGCGCTAA